One window of the Primulina eburnea isolate SZY01 chromosome 18, ASM2296580v1, whole genome shotgun sequence genome contains the following:
- the LOC140819498 gene encoding large ribosomal subunit protein eL37x-like, giving the protein MGKGTGSFGKRRNKTHTLCVRCGRRSFHLQKSRCSACAYPAARKRTYNWSVKAIRRKTTGTGRMRYLRHVPRRFKTNFREGTEAAPRKKAAAAASA; this is encoded by the exons ATG GGTAAGGGGACGGGGAGCTTTGGGAAGAGGAGAAACAAGACCCACACACTGTGTGTGAGGTGTGGCCGGCGCAGCTTCCACCTCCAGAAGAGCCGATGTTCCGCCTGTGCTTATCCTGCCGCTCGCAAGAGAACAT ATAACTGGAGTGTGAAGGCCATTCGTAGAAAGACTACTGGAACTGGACGGATGAGGTATCTCCGCCATGTACCCCGCAGATTCAAGACCAACTTTAGAGAAG GTACTGAAGCTGCACCAAGGAAGAAGGCAGCAGCAGCAGCTTCTGCTTGA
- the LOC140820324 gene encoding homeobox-leucine zipper protein GLABRA 2-like: MSNSPNFHRARDFLATPHLSLSLAGIFRDAGAAEEEEVGEREERGGGLRVEMSSENSGPGNDDFEMAEGEQQQQNIEDDEDDESKEKKRKKYHRHTPSQIREMEALFKESPHPDEKQRLHLSKNLGLHPRQVKFWFQNRRTQIKAIQERHESSLLKTEIEKLRQETKAIREAVKKSSCPNCGFSNSGKDAMTETVEEQKLRIENAKLKAEVERLRTMIEKYYGGTSPNSSSHSSENDQGNRSSLEYYKGIFGSEKSRIVDAANQAMDELRKMATYGEPLWVRSYESGREMLNYDEYRKQICAENSSSKMQAKKSVEASRDCGVVFVDLPWLVQSFMDANQWKELFPNLISKADTVDIICHGGVNKDGAVHLIFAEIQILTPMVATREMYFIRYCKQLSAHQWAITDVSIDKVEDNTDTSVLKCRKCPSGCIIEDNFNGHCKVIWVEHLECQKSTVNSLYRSIVNSGQAFGAKHWISTLQQQCERYVFYMATNVPTKDSSGVTTLAGRKSMLKLAQRMTASYCRALSTSSYNSWNKIASKTGDDIRVASRKNVNDPGEPNGVILCAATSVWLPVAHHVLFDYLRDENRRKEWDIMFNGSQVQSVANIAKGQARGNAVTVLAMKGDEHNMWVLQDSNTNAYESTVIYAPVDINGMQSVLTGCDSSNIAILPSGFSIIADGIESRPSVITFMPEEKCTEGGSLLTIAFQIILRNSPTVKLSAESVESVNTLISRTMQNIKRSLQCED; this comes from the exons ATGTCGAATTCTCCAAACTTTCATCGTGCCAGAGATTTTCTCGCCACTCCACACCTCTCCCTCTCTCTC GCTGGGATTTTCAGGGATGCTGGAGCGGCGGAGGAGGAGGAAGTGGGGGAGAGGGAGGAAAGGGGCGGAGGGCTGAGGGTGGAGATGAGCAGCGAGAATTCCGGCCCCGGGAACGATGATTTCGAAATGGCGGAAGGGGAGCAGCAGCAACAGAAtattgaagatgatgaagacGATGAAAGCAAAgagaagaagaggaagaaatATCACAGGCACACTCCCAGCCAAATCAGAGAAATGGAAGC TTTGTTCAAGGAATCGCCTCATCCAGATGAGAAGCAAAGGCTCCATCTAAGCAAGAACTTGGGTCTTCACCCCAGGCAAGTCAAGTTCTGGTTTCAAAACCGTAGAACTCAAATCAAG GCCATACAGGAACGACACGAAAGTTCTTTATTAAAGACAGAAATCGAAAAACTTCGACAAGAAACCAAGGCAATAAGAGAAGCCGTTAAAAAGTCATCTTGTCCTAACTGTGGATTCTCCAACTCCGGCAAGGATGCCATGACAGAAACAGTAGAAGAGCAAAAACTAAGAATTGAAAATGCTAAACTCAAAGCAGAG GTTGAAAGGCTTAGGACTATGATCGAGAAATACTATGGTGGGACATCTCCTAATAGCTCTTCGCATTCTTCAGAAAATGATCAAGGAAACAGAAGCTCATTGGAGTACTATAAGGGTATTTTTGGCTCTGAGAAATCAAGAATCGTGGATGCTGCAAATCAAGCGATGGACGAGTTACGAAAAATGGCTACTTATGGAGAACCACTGTGGGTTCGAAGCTATGAATCGGGGCGTGAGATGCTTAATTATGACGAGTACAGGAAACAGATTTGTGCCGAAAACTCCAGCAGCAAAATGCAGGCAAAAAAATCAGTAGAGGCATCAAGGGATTGTGGGGTTGTGTTTGTTGATCTGCCATGGCTGGTTCAGAGTTTTATGGATGCt AATCAGTGGAAAGAATTGTTTCCTAACTTGATCTCTAAGGCAGACACGGTGGATATTATCTGCCATGGAGGTGTTAACAAAGATGGTGCAGTTCACTTG ATTTTTGCAGAGATCCAAATATTGACACCAATGGTGGCTACTAGAGAAATGTATTTCATTCGATACTGCAAACAGTTGAGCGCTCACCAGTGGGCTATTACAGACGTCTCAATAGACAAAGTTGAAGATAATACAGACACCTCTGTACTGAAATGCAGAAAATGCCCATCTGGCTGCATCATTGAGGATAATTTCAACGGCCACTGTAAG GTGATTTGGGTAGAGCATTTGGAATGCCAGAAAAGCACAGTCAATTCTCTGTACCGTTCCATAGTTAACAGCGGCCAAGCCTTTGGTGCAAAGCATTGGATTTCAACGCTGCAACAACAATGTGAGCGATATGTGTTCTACATGGCCACAAACGTTCCCACAAAGGATTCAAGTG GTGTTACGACACTTGCTGGGAGAAAAAGCATGCTTAAATTGGCACAAAGAATGACGGCGAGTTATTGTAGAGCACTCAGCACATCTAGCTATAACTCATGGAACAAGATAGCTAGTAAAACAGGAGATGATATTCGGGTGGCTTCCAGGAAGAATGTTAATGATCCTGGAGAACCTAATGGGGTAATCTTATGTGCAGCTACTAGTGTGTGGTTACCTGTGGCTCACCATGTGTTATTCGACTACTTGAGAGACGAAAATCGGAGGAAAGAG TGGGATATCATGTTCAATGGAAGCCAGGTACAATCAGTTGCAAACATAGCTAAAGGGCAGGCCCGAGGAAATGCTGTAACAGTCCTG GCAATGAAAGGTGATGAACACAACATGTGGGTACTTCAAGATAGCAACACAAATGCATACGAATCAACAGTAATTTACGCCCCTGTGGACATCAATGGCATGCAATCAGTTCTGACAGGATGTGACTCGAGCAACATAGCTATCTTACCTTCTGGTTTTTCAATTATTGCTGATGGGATTGAATCTAGGCCTTCGGTTATCACTTTTATGCCAGAGGAGAAGTGCACAGAAGGTGGATCGTTGCTAACAATTGCCTTTCAAATCATATTAAGAAACTCTCCCACAGTGAAACTTTCGGCAGAATCCGTAGAATCAGTTAACACCCTGATATCTCGCACAATGCAGAACATAAAAAGAAGTCTGCAGTGTGAAGATTAA
- the LOC140820325 gene encoding small ribosomal subunit protein uS17c, with translation MSLISPPVLQIKSLALATPFLHGAATNTTHLGRKHSSSSSVQTSPAVLPVIRAMRTMQGKVVCNTNDKTVAVEVIRLAPHPKYKRRVRKKKTFQAHDPLNQFQVGDFVQLEKGRPISKTKTFWAVPAPRRSGPKDGAEAPQELGIPLESES, from the coding sequence ATGTCTCTGATCTCTCCACCGGTTCTCCAAATCAAATCCCTCGCCCTCGCCACTCCGTTCCTCCATGGCGCCGCCACCAATACCACCCACCTCGGCAGAAAACACAGTTCTTCGTCCTCCGTTCAAACTTCCCCCGCTGTGCTGCCTGTAATCAGAGCCATGAGGACGATGCAAGGGAAAGTCGTGTGCAACACCAATGATAAGACGGTGGCCGTGGAGGTTATACGTTTAGCCCCACACCCAAAGTACAAGCGCCGGGTGAGGAAGAAGAAGACATTCCAGGCCCATGACCCATTGAACCAGTTCCAAGTTGGGGACTTTGTCCAGCTAGAAAAAGGCCGCCCCATTAGCAAGACCAAGACTTTCTGGGCCGTCCCTGCACCCCGCCGGTCTGGGCCCAAGGATGGTGCCGAAGCGCCGCAGGAGCTGGGGATCCCATTAGAGTCTGAGAGTTGA
- the LOC140819899 gene encoding rop guanine nucleotide exchange factor 12, giving the protein MDGSVANANARDRQHSDIELMKEKFTKLLLGEDMSGGGKGVSSALALSNAITNLAASAFGEQKRLEPMAAETKARWRKEIDWLLSVTDHIVEFVPSNQKSKDGTNMEIMVTNQRTDLHMNIPALRKLDAMLLDCLENFKDQNEFYYTSKNDDDSDKARQDDKWWIPTPKVPPNGLSEVTRKWLQFQKDSVNQVLKAAMAINAQVLSEMEIPENYIDSLPKNGRASLGDSIYKSITDEHFDPNFLLSTLDLSSEHKILDLKNKIEASVVIWKRKMNSKDIKSSWSSAVSMEKRELFEDRAETILLILKHRFPGIPQSGLDISKIQFNRDVGQAILESYSRIIESLAFTVLSRIEDVMHADSLAKNPDAELERCTLKDHSVQEKFPNAQEELEKLNSSEAPSSMTLLDFMGWNMDQGETDMRKDSTGRIHRDADSDNLTKPINTNKKISYIERLENLGGLRSPRARH; this is encoded by the exons ATGGATGGAAGTGTGGCCAACGCAAATGCTAGAGACAGGCAACATTCAG ATATTGAACTTATGAAGGAGAAATTTACAAAGTTGCTTCTGGGAGAGGATATGTCTGGTGGGGGGAAAGGTGTTTCATCTGCTCTGGCTCTGTCAAATGCTATTACAAATCTTGCAG CTTCTGCATTTGGAGAACAAAAGAGATTAGAGCCAATGGCAGCAGAGACCAAAGCAAGATGGAGAAAGGAGATCGATTGGCTGTTATCTGTCACGGACCACATTGTTGAATTCGTCCCTTCAAACCAAAAATCCAAAGATGGAACCAATATGGAG ATAATGGTGACGAATCAGAGAACCGATCTCCATATGAACATTCCAGCCTTAAGAAAACTCGACGCAATGCTCCTT GATTGTCTGGAGAACTTCAAAGACCAAAATGAGTTCTACTACACGTCAAAGAACGATGATGATTCTGATAAAGCTAGACAAGATGATAAATGGTGGATTCCAACACCAAAAGTTCCCCCAAACGGATTGTCCGAAGTTACAAGAAAATGGCTGCAGTTTCAGAAGGATTCTGTGAACCAGGTGCTCAAAGCAGCTATGGCCATCAATGCTCAGGTCTTATCTGAAATGGAGATTCCTGAAAATTACATAGACTCTCTCCCTAAG AATGGAAGAGCGAGCCTTGGAGACTCGATATACAAGAGCATCACAGACGAACACTTTGATCCCAATTTCCTTCTCTCAACTCTGGACTTGTCCTCAGAACACAAGATTCTTGACCTTAAAAATAAGATTGAGGCATCTGTAGTGATATGGAAAAGGAAGATGAATTCTAAAGACATCAAATCTTCTTGGAGTTCAGCTGTGAGCATGGAGAAGAGGGAGCTTTTCGAAGATAGAGCAGAAACTATTCTTCTGATCCTGAAGCATCGATTTCCCGGGATTCCTCAATCTGGTTTAGACATCAGCAAGATCCAATTCAACAGA GATGTGGGGCAGGCAATCTTGGAAAGCTATTCGAGAATCATAGAGAGCCTAGCATTTACAGTGTTGTCAAGAATAGAAGATGTAATGCATGCCGACTCTCTCGCAAAAAACCCCGATGCAGAACTCGAAAGATGTACTTTAAAAGATCACTCAGTCCAAGAAAAATTCCCTAATGCTCAGGAAGAATTAGAGAAGTTGAATTCATCGGAAGCACCATCGTCAATGACACTGTTGGATTTCATGGGATGGAATATGGATCAAGGAGAGACGGATATGAGAAAAGATTCTACCGGTAGGATTCACAGAGATGCTGATTCAGACAACCTCACCAAACCGATAAACACAAACAAGAAAATATCCTACATAGAACGGCTAGAGAATCTAGGCGGTTTAAGGAGCCCACGTGCACGACACTAG
- the LOC140819897 gene encoding sulfite exporter TauE/SafE family protein 3-like: protein MAKIGAECKRTLILTSLLLLPCIFVAAEEGLEHVGEKIESGYLTRMISFLRRSRDMIFPHVWPDLEFGWRIVLGTVIGFLGAALGSVGGVGGGGIFVPMLTLVIGFDPKSSTAVSKCMITGSALASVYYNLKLRHPTLDLPIIDYNLALLFQPMLVLGISIGVFFNVIFAEWMVIALLIVLFIGTSTKAFFKGVETWKKETMLKKELAARRLASDYTGNEELYKLLPGGPTNETRMRINEMKPSKVSVIKNVLWKEVGILFAVWTIIVVLHISKDFTALCSPTYWTVTLLQIPVAIGPFGYQAVCLYQGHKVVESTGDTKIVWTVPKLILCCICGMLSGVVGGLLGLGGGFILGPLLLELGIPPQVSSATATFVMAFSSSMSVIQYHSLKRFPPSYALYFVVVATIAALVGQFVVRKMITLFRRASLIIFILAFTIFISAIFLGWVGIENIIGKVQGDEYLWFYNICEYVP from the exons ATGGCCAAGATTGGAGCAGAATGCAAGAGGACTTTGATTCTTACCAGTTTGCTTCTTCTACCTTGCATATTTGTCGCCGCAGAAGAGGGTTTGGAGCATGTCGGTGAAAAAATTGAATCCGGTTACTTAACCAGGATGATCAGTTTCTTGCGGAGAAGTCGGGATATGATTTTCCCACATGTCTGGCCT GATTTGGAGTTTGGCTGGAGGATTGTATTGGGGACAGTGATTGGGTTCCTTGGTGCTGCACTTGGGAGTGTGGGCGGCGTTGGTGGGGGCGGCATTTTTGTTCCCATGCTCACTCTTGTCATTGGGTTTGATCCCAAATCATCCACTGCAGTATCAAAAT GTATGATAACCGGTTCTGCTCTAGCTAGCGTTTATTACAATCTTAAGCTCCGTCATCCTACACTTGATCTTCCCATCATTGATTACAATCTAGCTCTTCTTTTCCAACCAATGCTTGTGCTTGGGATCAGTATCGGAGTCTTTTTCAATGTTATTTTCGCAGAATGGATGGTTATAGCTTTACTGATAGTTCTTTTCATCG GAACTTCTACGAAGGCATTCTTCAAGGGTGTCGAAACttggaagaaagaaaccatGTTAAAGAAG GAGCTGGCTGCAAGGCGCTTGGCATCTGATT ATACTGGAAATGAAGAGTTGTACAAGCTTCTGCCTGGAGGTCCGACTAATGAAACCAGAATGCGTATTAATGAAATGAAACCATCGAAG GTTTCAGTTATCAAAAATGTACTCTGGAAGGAAGTCGGAATTCTCTTTGCTGTCTGGACCATCATTGTCGTACTGCACATTAGCAAG GACTTTACGGCTCTCTGTTCACCAACATACTGGACGGTGACCTTATTGCAG ATACCTGTTGCCATCGGACCGTTTGGATACCAGGCAGTCTGCTTATACCAGGGGCATAAAGTTGTAGAATCTACAGGAGACACAAAAATTGTATGGACAGTGCCTAAGTTAATTCTTTGTTGTATCTGTGGAATGTTGTCTGGCGTTGTGGGTGGGCTGCTAGGCCTTGGTGGAGGATTCATTCTTGGTCCATTGTTATTAGAACTTGGAATTCCACCCCAG GTCTCAAGTGCCACAGCTACATTCGTCATGGCATTTTCATCATCCATGTCTGTCATACAGTACCACTCATTGAAACGCTTTCCCCCATCCTACG CCctttattttgttgttgtggctACCATTGCTGCATTGGTAGGTCAGTTCGTGGTGCGGAAGATGATTACTCTATTCCGGAGGGCATCTTTGATCATCTTCATTTTGGCTTTCACTATCTTTATAAGTGCAATTTTTCTAG GTTGGGTTGGCATAGAAAACATAATTGGAAAAGTGCAAGGAGATGAATACTTGTGGTTCTACAACATCTGTGAATATGTGCCATAG
- the LOC140819900 gene encoding hydroxyphenylpyruvate reductase-like: MEAIGVLLMWPANTYLEQELDRRFTLFRYWTQPRPREFLAQNSDSIRAVVGNVFAGADAELIDALPKLEIVSSFSVGLDKIDLNKCREKGIRVTNTPDVLTDDVADLAIGLMLAVLRRICECDKHVRRGGWKFGDFKLTTRFSGKRVGIIGLGRIGLAIAKRAEAFDCPISYYSRSKNPNTNYKYHSTLVDLASNCDILVVACALTSETTHVVNREVMNALGPKGILINIARGPHVNEAELVSALVEGRLGGAGLDVFEKEPHVPEELFGLENVVLLPHVGSGTVETRMAMADLVLGNLEAHFANKPLLTQVV; encoded by the exons ATGGAGGCGATCGGAGTTCTGTTGATGTGGCCCGCGAACACTTACTTGGAGCAAGAGCTCGACAGGCGATTCACTCTCTTCCGGTACTGGACTCAGCCTCGGCCACGCGAGTTCCTGGCTCAGAACTCCGATTCCATCCGCGCGGTGGTCGGGAACGTCTTCGCCGGTGCCGACGCGGAGCTGATTGACGCGTTGCCGAAGCTGGAAATAGTTTCGAGTTTCAGCGTGGGGTTGGATAAGATTGATTTGAACAAGTGCAGGGAAAAGGGGATTAGGGTTACCAACACTCCTGATGTGCTGACGGATGACGTGGCTGATTTGGCGATCGGGTTGATGCTGGCGGTCTTGAGGAGGATTTGTGAGTGTGATAAACATGTGAGGAGAGGAGGTTGGAAATTTGGTGACTTCAAGTTGACGACTAGG TTCAGTGGCAAGAGAGTGGGCATTATAGGATTGGGCAGAATCGGGTTGGCAATCGCCAAGAGAGCAGAGGCGTTTGATTGCCCTATTAGTTATTACTCAAGATCCAAGAATCCAAATACAAACTACAAATACCATTCTACTCTTGTTGACTTGGCTTCGAACTGTGATATCCTAGTCGTGGCATGTGCTCTGACTTCCGAAACGACTCATGTTGTCAATCGAGAAGTGATGAATGCGTTAGGACCTAAGGGAATTCTAATCAACATTGCAAGAGGTCCACATGTTAATGAAGCCGAATTGGTATCAGCTCTTGTGGAGGGCCGTCTTGGTGGTGCTGGACTTGATGTATTTGAAAAGGAACCCCACGTTCCAGAAGAGCTCTTTGGCCTGGAAAATGTCGTACTTTTGCCTCATGTAGGGAGTGGCACAGTGGAAACACGGATGGCCATGGCTGACCTTGTTCTTGGGAATTTGGAAGCTCATTTCGCCAACAAGCCGCTATTGACTCAGGTCGTTTGA